The Syngnathus acus chromosome 12, fSynAcu1.2, whole genome shotgun sequence genome contains the following window.
AGAAATTAGCCTGTTAGTTTACACGATAGCAAacagtttgtttgtgtgcaacgCAGtttgaggaacaaacaatgaGTATGTCGTTGTGGTGCACTGTTGACTTTTGTTTGGTCGCATTTGTCAACCAACAAGTCATGCAGACACGACACTCGCCCCAGGGAATGTTTGCTTCCACCCACTAATTTACATTTCTGCTTTTCACAGAAGGGAAGACGCTCCATGACAATTGTTGAGAGGAAATATTTATGAACTAGCAACACTGTGATAGTTTAAGGCATTTGTCGAGTCCCACTATTTCTATATGCACTTTTATTTTCCCCCACTCGAGGCACATTTGAGtccttttttcacattttgtcttcatttgcatAAGTAATCTGATTACCTACTTGCCCTCCAGACAGGATTAAGAAAATATGTAATTAGTGGTCTAATGACTCATGCAAAGTGCACACGTTCAGTTCAAATGTGGAGTGGCGCAGACTCTTTCAACTATTCAATGTAGTCTTGTAAGTGCctcttttggtttttttttgttttactttcagtgcctaaaaaatgttcatgtaTAGCCAAATGAGGTAAACTATTTCAAACCGAACGAGATTCCTCTTGTAAACAAAAGTATTCCGTTACCTATGAGTTAAGTTGGATAAATTAATTTTGCACTTTTGAAGTTTTGAGTTCAAGAAATAAACCTTAAACCCAATTCAGATCTGTTGTGGATTTGTGCTGTATTTTCTCTCACTGATTTTGTGtgattagtttttttattttattttgaccttTATATTGATGTCCAATATAAACAAAAGGCAAATATTAATGTGGTTACTTAATGTCCCTCTAATTGTGTTTCCCTCACCTTTGACCCAAGCCAGCTCCATAAGGAAACTCTTAAAAGAATACATTGGtttttctgccatctagtggtagATCATTTAATTGCTCTACCAGTCACTGTGACATGGCTAAAAGAACAATTAAGTGCttcattttttgtgacacacctatgttttattgttgtgtcTGGGCACAGTGGTTGGTACACTTGAAGCAGTGCCCCAATTAGTCACCGGGAGTGCCATTTACACCAtctgggaaaacaaaactataATTACATTTATGCAGCTGTTCACATGCAACTAAGTTAACTGCTCAACCTGTTTGAACAGGCCAAGCTCTCTGCCAGGCTTAGAAAATGTATGTGAATCCACCCCagcatttgattttcttttttatttatggaaATGTGGAATTTATTGTTTAAATTGCATAATTGTCATGACAGTGCATTTATTACAGATTGAAAGAcaatcattggaaaaaatgaagCATCATATCCTGGTTTGATGATATTATGACGCACTTGGATTGATTCTGCAAAATGTCAGAGTGCAGCTTTTGAAACGCTTGGCTGTTTGGTGCACACAATGGGTTGGGCATGGGTGTAGAAGGAAGTGTCCTAAAAGTGTCCTAAAAGTTATGAGCTTGATCTCTTAATAACTGTGACATTTGAGGACAAAACCAATTGAGTTGTCATGAGGGAACGACCCACTCAgaacagaatgtttttttttctaatagcACTATGAGAGAATGTTGAAGAACAGAATTTTGTACTTTGTTTCAAAATACATAGGTTTTATTATAACTGTTAAAAATGTgccaccatttttatttttttaacacaactAATGCAGTCTTTTGCCTGCTGGCAGGCCATGAGAGAGCCTCGTTGTCTACCGTCAGTGCATGCGTCACACAAAGGCAGAAGGAACAAGgagaattttaaaatgatttttaattCCAATTTGACAGCCAGTGTATGATTTTGaagcctcatttttttttttttttaagtgatttGTCTGTAGTAATTACATTTAcaggacatttattttcactttgtaCGGACTGCAATGTGctgtgattctttttttttttttttttctttcacttgtgcacaaaaaataatccgaattctgttacCTGAACCACACAATGCAGGTGAAGTGTCGCTCTGAGCTCCGAAGAACAACAGTGGTCTGACTGCTCTCCATGGTGTGGCATTGTTTGAGTTGTGaaagtagttcaaacagacaagCCAGACGAGCTGTGCCGGTCAGGTGACATTGTCTGTATACTTAACCACTTACAAGTCAACCAACAGGGTGGTTCAATGTCTGCAAGCCAAACTGTAGTTTCTCAGGATTGTCTGCAAATCAGGAGTGACATTGCAAAAATGTCTTAACTATACTAATCTCGTCATCTTATTTTAAAGTCAACCAGCCATAGATGAGTAGTCACAGCTCTGTTTATCTATAAAAACcacactgagaaaaaaagtcagaggAACACAGTAGCCTATAGACAGTGTACAGTTTAATAAAGCTTTTACAAGATGcagtgaaaacataattggTCATATCACTTGGTTTCATTGATGTAAAGTGCAAAAACATATATTTACATTATAACACAAATGAGGCTTGTTCATTGCCCTTGTTAGTAATTGGACAGAAAAATACGATATGTACAAATTAGTATGGAAAAGACCAAAATTCTTCATATGGTGgaattttcttcacaaaatcTTGATTCCTTTGATtgcactgcttttttttttgggcacaaGTAATTCCAAAAAGCTATAAAAACGGGAAACTGCGATTAAAATGACTCCTTCACTGCATGGTACAACACATTAATACTGCAACAAGTTTGGCTCCAAACATATGAACTTATTTAATATCTCTTAGCCATTTTAACCTCCAATTAGCTtgcaaaagtaaaacaagGCAGTTTTCGACCTAAAAAGGGGTTACTGCCAGTGTGATGTTTATAATCTTTGATAAAGCAGAATTGTGTAACTTGTATGCaagtatatttttgtaataattatatttttgtgacatttttgttctaATGGTTCAGCAAAgattgggaaacactgcaatAAATTGACTTTCTCTcggtttgtttgttcttgcaGAGGTGCCCCCTCACAAGTCCGCGTCGTAGGGTCTCCCGCTGGACGTGGTGTCGATGGAACGGGGACCGGCGCTCTTGTCCCTGGGGAAGGAGACGTCGTCCATGGAGTCCCTGATGTATGGCACGCTGCTGGGCGCGGGGCTTCGGTCCCGGCTAAGGGAGGGCACGTCCACGCGTCTCGGCTGCGGGCGCGCGCTGAAGCGACTGCGCCCGGATTCCTCCACCCGCACCTCGCCGCGGTTCTTTCCGCCGCAGCAGCGACAGATGCCGATGAACATGACGAACCCGCCCAAGACCTCGAAGATGCCCCCGATGAAGCCCAGCACGATGCAGTAGCCCACGCGCACGGTGACCGTCGGCGTGACCGTGCTGATGTCTTCCAGGATGTGGGTGTACCACGAGACAGGGATGATGGCGAACACCCCCGAGATGAAGATCAACAACCCTCCGAGGCCGGCCACCACCCAGTTGGGCCTCTCTTTCCAGCAGCGGACGCCAGGGATGGCCACGGCCAGGCCCACCAGCGTGACCACCAGCGAGGCCACCATGAGACCTTGGGCCACGTCGATGATCTCGTTATCAAAGTACGTGCTGTCCTCCAAGCCGCATGTGGACGACGTGGACGTGGTGACGGAGCGACAGATGTCCCAGATGCCCTGTTCGATGAACTCGTTGCTCGGCGTGTCCGGGATGTCCTCCAGGGTCCTCCAGTTGGGGGCCACCGTGGCGGTCAGGATGAGCACCCAGCCGCAGGGCGCCATGACCAGGCCGAAGATTAAGATGCCCGGCGTGCGGAGGGACACGCGCATCCATTCGCTTCGGTTCGGCATGTTGATAGTAAGTCTCGACAAGTgagtatataaatattttttcccccggaGGAGTGTAGCGACTGACTCGAGACGGGTTCAACAAGCGCTTAACAACTCTTGTGAGTGATACCGGCTGTGCGCGTGGGCGTGGACGTCCGTGGGTGGCTGCTCTCCAAGTGGAAAGAGGAGTTTCGCTTTGCAGTGCTTCTGAAAGATTGCCCAAAAGTaccactaaaaaaataaatacaaattaattgGCTCTCAAACGCCCGAAATGAATAACGACAGACTAAAgagtcatttaaaatgtattgtgcATTAGGGACATcaagtcaaatgcaaattctaCCTGAATTAGTTTACTAAACCGACTCATTCTTAAAGATTAATTTTGAATCTGTTGAACCtgaaagttaaatacaactgaactgtactaTTTGTTTGTGCCTACATTAGGAGCTGCAGTTACACAGTGAGTTCaatgtttgttcaatgttttcattttgtattatgAGCCCATgtatcatctttttttcaggTCAACAAAAGTAAAAGCTTCCACGTATACTGTAGATTTAATATCTATGAGGGAGTATCAAAATGTGAATCACACTAGGGTAAGGCTCTTGAGAATGCTGTCCTGCCGGAAAATTCTGCTCAAAAGCGTGTGCGGATGGACTCCTCCTCAagggtttgtttgtgtttgaatctcttccaaaaatccattcattttaaagtggggggtgggggcactTTCAGTCTTTTGTTAAACAGCCAGCAACCTTATCAGCCTCTAATTAAAGACAGCAAAACGTTCTTGGGAAATCAATTATTGTGAGGTGCAGTGTTGCAAAGAAGTCAAAGTAAAACAAGGGTAATCATCACGTGTGCCATTGTACGTCACGacaattgaaacattttgtgttcAGAATTGTCCAACTTGAGGGACGTTTGCCTTCAGAGCTTCCCCGGTATTTTCGTTGTGGTGCATAATACCAAAGTACAACTTTGTCGTGCAACCAGTACGCATGGTTGTTATtgacttgtgtttgtttgaactGCCCGTGttttgtattcaattgaaatgacacaaaagaGCGTTTTAAAGTATGACAATTATGTCAACCAACCAGATACTTCTCGACCCTGTCACCTTGTATTTATCGCTTCCTATCTGCAATGTACAGACGCAGTCACATGAGACCTGCTCAGTTGCCCATCCTTCCAATGGTACCACTATCTCACGCTACTGGAATTCACTGGTAGCCCGAAATCTGTGACCTGACAATATCAACCTCTGACTCATCGACTTGGCCTAAAACAcacttttgacttttatttgccACTTGGTGAGACTAAAGTTCGTACGTTGACAACATGCACACGCAATGAgaggagacaaaacaaaattaagaGTACAtgctttattttctgaaacaaaacttaatgaatacattttctgGACCATGTTTATTTACTGCATTTATCCACACAGTATCTGAACATGTACAGTCATTTGTGTCTTAAAAATTGATCTGTGAATATAAAGCAGGTGTGTTCTTTGCTGATCTCTCCAAAGGCACTAGTCCTGAATTACCCTCTTCATTGTTGACATTGCTGACAGTCCTTGTGTGACCGGTTTAAGTGCTGTATTTAGTTTCTTGGTGATACATGGCACATTCAGTtggcttttgttgtttttgttcttttctctCTGTCCAGCATTtccaaattaatttataataaaacacaaaatagaaacaatGTGAATATATTAAAGTAACTGCATAGTGAAAATTTATACTATAAATCTGACACCACAGAATAGTGTTACAAACAACCGTGTCAAATACGAATGACAAAAGAATTAATAAACTGTTACGCTGTAACAACCACTATGGCCACTGGAGGgcagtatttgtttttgttgcaatttgacaatttcatctaataaattatttaagCAGCCTTTGACTTACTtggttgctttttttctttttttttttttaaatcacccaATATTAATTTTAGAACGTTACGTTACtgtagttttgtgtgtttctcttaaaaaaaaacaacaaccggAAGTTTGGGTTCCCTCAACAGGAAGTTGTCATCGGCGTTTGTTGCTACAGGGGattgttgtgttgtgaaaATGGCGACGCCTCGTCGCTCCCCTCAGTTTCTTTCTTCCCCACCCCGAACCTCCTCACTCCCGATCACCCCATCGGGCTCGCCTCCGACCCCGTCTGACGATGCCGTGCTTCTCCCTCGCGAAGCTGCCGCGGATGGTGAAGTTTCCCCGGCCTCacccacaacaacaacaagcagcACCCCAGCTTTGGCCCTCAACAGCGGCGCTAGCAGCATTGCTAGCTCGCCGACCACCACGGAGGGCAGCGGGACGAGTGCAGCATCGACGCCCGACACGGGTGACGGTAACGCGGGCAGCGGTGCCTATGGCCTCGCCGGTCCGAACGGAGCGTTCAGGGAGCTGTTCGAAGCGTGTCGGAATGGAGACGTTGTGAGGGTGAAAAAGCTGGTGGACACAGCGAATGTGAACGCTAAAGATATGGCTGGACGCAAATCTACACCCTTGCACTTTGCTGCAGGTAATCGCCATGACATTTGCCAAATTTGGGTCAAATTGGTAGGAGAACGACGCAAAGACCTTGTCAGCACAATAACTCTCGCTTTTTAccccaaaatgcatttttttttgtggaaaagGTTTTCATCAATTTCCCCCCTCAATGCCATTATAGTGGGTGTCAACGACATGCAGATCTTCGCTTTTTGCGGCCCGGTCCGGAATAGTGGGGGGTCCACCGTGTAGTACATACATATCCATCTAGTTATGCTCCAATACAACTTTTTCAGATTGAGCACAAATACTTTCTGCATTCCCTCACGTCTTGACAGGTTTTGGGCGGAAAGATGTGGTTGACCACCTGCTTCAGACCGGTGCCAATGTCCACGCCAGGGATGACGGTGGCCTGATACCACTACACAATGCATGCTCCTTTGGCCACTCCGAGGTGAGAACTgatacatttgtcattttttctgATTcacatgaaaatatttttagttatttaaaataaaaatccagccacTGTCTTTGCCGCTTGTAgccaaacattttttgcttGGATTTCATGATACGACAAAGGAGCTACAGTGGTGTCTTGCAATACCACGTGTGTCCTCCAGAGGGCATAAAACACCTTTTGGGGGAGCTGGTTTCTCCATTTCTTGCATTTACCTGGTAATGGTGAGTAAAGAATCCTGTGTTGCGCTCAGGTGGTGTCCTTGCTGCTGTGTCAGGGCGCTGAGCCGAATGCCCGGGACAACTGGAACTACACGCCTTTACACGAGGCCGCAATCAAGGGCAAGATCGACGTCTGCATAGGTAAGGGAAGTCCCATGTTTTGAAAAGTTTGATTGAAAGACGACGTAGAGACCAGAAAGCAAGCAAAGTCCATTTATCTTCATTTGTGCGCCATTGATAAAAACGACTCATGATTGTATGCCTTTTATATCCTGTTTATGCTCAGAAGTGGAAGCACACAGTAATCATCTGCAATGAGCCGCATGCTGCgagctattattttttttccagtaaaAAATAGATGCAAGTAAGGCATAATTGGCAATTATTGCACCACCGTTTATTACAGAGCGTGGCAACATTGCACTTTGAAGCTGCGCGAGATTGTATTTAGGATCGTAATATAAACAGCTTGATACGTTTTCGTCATCGCAAATGGTGCTTTGTGTCACCTTGGTCCCGCTGCCATTTGGGGCAATAACATCGGTAGACTGTCTGGCCCTGACTCTCCGAGCACCGGCAAGGCTGAGTTGAATGCAGAGCAAGCCCGACTGCCTTCagtcttggggggggggggagtagaagcttttttttatattgcatGATAAGTATTTAAGTGCAGTCAATGATTGCAATGGTATTTCAAGTGTACAACAAGGTAAACGTGTTCAGTGATCTCTGTAATATTCGCATCACAAGTGTATTAACCTCTgtaaaagagaaacaaaaaacaaaaacaccgtGCCTCTGGAGTTTTACAGCATTGAATGAGAGTGCTTAGTTCTCATCTCGCTTTTGTTGCAGCTGGTTCTTGTAGAGCAAGTGCTGCAGGaaggcaaattaaaaaaacgcaTAATTAATCCTGTgctgttttccaaactatcgtCTTAGGCGATATAATGACGTCATACATAAAGTTTGTCTCACCAAAAAAATTGTGAGACTTAGATTTTATGAAgtctatccattttctattgcgCATGCTTTTATTTGGGACACTGGTGAGCTGGAATGGGCATTTAAACACAGATGGTGGAGTAACGCATGTAGACAGACAGTATAACTATACTCCCacgcatatatttttttatcctttaCAAAAATAACTAATACCGTTAGATATTgtagagcacaggtgtcaaactcaaggcccggggttggggttaggggttGGGGTTACGGTTGGGGTTAGATTTAGTgttggggttagggtaagtgttggggttagggttagtcataatggccctccgaaagaagctatgactacaatgcggcccgcgaaaaaaagtttgacacccctgttgtAGAGTGTTATCAGAAACGTAAATCAAAGCCTGGAACGAATGAATGTGAATTTCGTTCATTTCAatgtgaaaagattttttgaGATACACATAATCCATAGTTGCaagattatcttttttttccccatgtcTTGATTTTATTCTGAGCAGAGCTGCTGCCAAAATGTCATAGTGCCAGGTTAGAGATTTGGCGGCGCGCTGACGTCCAAATCAACTTTGGAGTCTTCTGACGGACTGTCTGCCCTCCTCTGCGAGGTTCAGACAACTTGAGCGTGGAATTAATCTCCTTAGCCCAGCAGCTCGTCAAGAGCAAGGTCACATTTGTCAGAAAAAGATATTGGGAAAACCTCAAGTATGACTCacaaatgatttttctttcattcggGTTGTGATATCGCTGCTAGCAAAATGtgtggtttttctttttagctgATTTACTAAAATCTTTATAAAGGGACCCAGACGTGTCTGCTGGGATAGTCTCCAGCAAAtataatgaggacaagcacaatagaaaatagatggtTGGACTTTATGATTGATGCATCACTGCGGATGCAGCCAATGTTCTGCGGGTATcaatgtgtgtttgagtgGGGATGAgccaaaattatattttttgtcgAGAGGTGAGTGGGTGTCGGATCGGTGTGCGTCAGTGGCTGGGCagaggaaaacacacacacatgcatgcctGGATGCTTCTTTGCTGCAGCTGAGCTTGATAAgttggcatgtgtgtgtgtgtgtgtgtgtgtactggtTTGGCATGCACGCTTGTCAAAGGCTGCACGCTTTGGGAGCTTCTCAGCAGTCACAACAGCGGCAAGCGGCTGAGGCCCCGAGCAGTGGCGATATCGACTTTAGCGCTGTGGCGAAATACCGAGCTCAGCTTTTTAAGAttataaatgtcatttatgAAGCGAAAGCATCGTTAGTCGATCGGAATGCCGCGTGCAAATATTGCCTCACCAAGTCATCACAATCGGATTGACCATTTAATCGgttgaaaatggattgatatttgtgtgaaggcgaaggccttcacacatatgttattcatCATGTTATTTCTTAATGGTTGAGACTGGGACAATAGCGTCAATGGcttttgttaccatgacgacAAGGAGCAGAGCCAGGAGTGGCTGCTCTTTGCTAATGCGCCAAATTTTCGGAGATTAAATGTAACGATGGAAGTTAAAGCACCCAAATAAATTGGTTAGAACTtaaatcattcattttaattcgATTTTCATGAATTCGCTTCAGTGTCGTAAAGATTAGCACGTTGGCTGGCTAGCACAGTTAGTTGGTACGCCCATATTAAGACTTCctgatttctcattttctttccctctGCTATCGCTACAGCATTAATGGAAACGAGGCGACTCTTGTGCTTTGTACATGGCTTCAGGCATGAAGTCAACAAACATTTCTCGAGTGATGGGTTTCTTTCATGAGTCCCATTGTTGCAGATAAATTCCCCAATCATCCTTTTCACGCCCGTAGGAAGCAGCcgtcaaatgttttgcaacCCCTCCGATGATGTCGGCACGCTGCCGAAGAACATTTAGCGAGCCGTTAATTATAGCAACGTGCTCAACATGCAATTTAAAACCCTGACACATTTAATGACGCACTAAACTGACTCCGAGTAAACAACCACTGCAGAAAGTCGGGCAAGGAATGAGGAAAGTGTGTTGACAGCTTTCATCGCCACTTCTGGCATCAAACTTCTTAGCGTTCTGCCGTGAAGAATAATGAATGTGATGCGTTACAAAGTTTGCAGCCTAGCTTGcggcttaaaaaaacaaaaacaaattatacaTGAAATTAATCAATGTGACTTTACAGgcctattttcattttgaaaatccaAATTAGGCATCTCGACCATTTTGTGACATCTTCGATTCAAGGAGCTTGATCTTACGTTTTGCATCACGGTTGCAGACCCCGACATATTTGATTCTATACATTGGCTCCGTTACAACTCGTGTTAATCTTAAAAAAATTCATCACAATGGGCACAatgccattttatttgtattccaTTTGTAAATTGCTATCCTAATGCTTCCATTGGTAGTTACATTCTGAAAATCATCTTGGACATGCATCCCCTTAGCCAAACAACTCTTGGGCTTgttttgctctctctctccagtCTTCTCTCCCATCCTCTGACTtgcaccccccaccccaccccacccccaccccacctctTTCATCTTTTTCTCCGCTGCATCTCTCACACCGCCAGCGAGAGCCAGAGTCTCTCCACTCGCGCTGCCTCATCACCGCCGCCACCTCGATTAGTTGTAGCTGCgcgccgttttttttttttttgttttagtttccTTCCTCTCCCCCCTGGTCCCCGCGAGTGCGATGCGTTCTGGAGGCGGTCACCTAGCCGCGTTGTTTGGTCCGTCGTTTGCGTGGCGGCGTGCCGTAGCCTTGCCCTCGCCGCTCTTGCGGCGGCATGTCTGTTTACATAGGCGGCATGGCTCGCAGGACGGGGCCAGCCGGGGGCAGGCGAGGGAGCAGCGCTAGCAACAGAGGAGGGGAGAGATGCGAAGCGGCGGGGAGAGTTCGGGAGCAGCGGGGCGGTCCGGGGAGAGCCGTGTTCGGATACGGTTCAGGGGGAGGACTGGGTCGGAGCGTGTGTCAGGGAGTTTGCATGTCGGTCCAGGAGCTGAGCTACTGTCTGTGTCTGCCCTGTTGTTGCACAGTTCTACTGCAGCACGGAGCCGACCCAAACATCCGCAACACGGACGGAAAATCGGCTTTGGACCTGGCTGAACCCTCCGCCAAGGCTGTGCTCACAGGTCGGTGCCACTTGAACTTCTATGTTGAATTGTGTTCTTCTCATGTTGTACATGACCAGAAGCCAATGTCCATTCTTGTGGACAATTTCTTTTCCTAGAGAACTCGGCCAAAAAAGTGGTTTTATACACCcagatataaaaaaatgaacaatcgaTTGGTGTGACGATTAATCGATTTAGCTTCTTTGTGTcgagtcaaaataaaatcagtttTTACTTTGGGAAACAATGATCGACATTTTTGTCCGTTATACGTTATGGACAAAAACACGAACATGTTTTGTTAATTTGATTAACTGGCAAAATATTCAACAGATTCATCTGTTTTTAAAAgctctaaaaaaaattatttcaaagGTTTGAGTGTCCTGAATGCGTCACCAAATTTTCCTTCCTTGTTTATGAGCAGGCCAAAATGCCAAATTTCAGTGAAgtacacatttgcattttttgttcagcGTTTACTTTTAAGAATTCATTTTCTTGTTCCTGTTGTTGTTTAACCGTACcacgttttattttcaaaacacaaacctaGAATCGTCGAATAGATGAAAGTAGACTTGTTGGCCTTTAAAGTCGTTTCACCTTTAATCCGAAAGGCTTCGCCAGCTCTGAAGTGAACTCCCATGACCTGGATGACAGAGAATCGGCAAAGACGTGTTCATTTCAAATTCTCTCTTCACTTCCTCACTTTTATCACCCTGGAAACGAATTCAGGGGCGCCGTATCAATTTTGTCTCCCTCACCTCAATGTTAACACCGGCTTGCATCATCAATTCCCCTCGTCGGGCTCCCTGCTTAATGAGATCAATTTTGATACACGGCGTTGTCAAAATCTTGAGGGGACTGCAGCAGACACACTTGACCAAAGCCAGACGTGAATTCTAGTTGGGGGGGGCTGCAACATTAATATTTCCTTGGCTATATTCCTTGTGGTGAGACTCCCAGTGAAATTAGATTCTGCGCACATTCGCTGCTTTCGcactttgcatttatttatgagTCTTCTAGCTTACAGTGAGGCAGACAAAGGTCGTAGCTCATCAGTGACCCACTGAACCgtggtttatttttaaaaaaaaaaaaaaaggaaaatactaCAGACTCCATCTGGCTGCATCCAAGCCTCTATAATCTGAAAAAGCGATTCATTTACATAAACGAGAGAGAACTGTAATCGACCCTTTTCAAGGCAAGGCAATTTACCTTGGGCACTGTAATGACTATTCTTAATGAGGACTCATTAAGCCATGTCACAGGACCAACATGCATTATACACCTTGCAGAAATGGAGATTTAATTGGACCTATTACTTAGTCtccagatttttgttttgcctacTGTGAATATAATTGAGCGCCAAATTGTAAGACACAATACTTCCAGAAGAAGCACGtgtgcccaaaaaaaaaaaaaatctctcacGACTTACTGTCGATCGCCACGACCAGAGTAAATTTTGCGCCCCCCCCCGGGATATGTTTGAACAGTGTGAGAAATTGAACGAAATACTCTCAGCAAATCTGTTAATTGAAAACCACCATGAAATGGCTCACGCATCAGCACGTCCACACAGTCAGTCGTTTTtatcaaacacaaaaagatgaTTGCGGGGACTCAACTCCAGTTGCACTTTATTTTAACCGGCTAATGTTTTCCAGCTCGACTTATTCAAGTGACTCATTCACCTCCAGCAGGCTTTGTAACACCGACTTCCCAAGAtgcgcttttattt
Protein-coding sequences here:
- the cldn23a gene encoding claudin 23a, translated to MPNRSEWMRVSLRTPGILIFGLVMAPCGWVLILTATVAPNWRTLEDIPDTPSNEFIEQGIWDICRSVTTSTSSTCGLEDSTYFDNEIIDVAQGLMVASLVVTLVGLAVAIPGVRCWKERPNWVVAGLGGLLIFISGVFAIIPVSWYTHILEDISTVTPTVTVRVGYCIVLGFIGGIFEVLGGFVMFIGICRCCGGKNRGEVRVEESGRSRFSARPQPRRVDVPSLSRDRSPAPSSVPYIRDSMDDVSFPRDKSAGPRSIDTTSSGRPYDADL